The Nostoc sp. NIES-3756 DNA window TACTTTGGATGCAGTTCGGGAAACATGGGGTTTTCAAGATGTAGGGAAAATTGACCCCAAAGCTTTAAGAGCAGTTTTAGCAGATTTCCAAAATGGCGAACAAGCGAATATTCGGCGGGTATTTGGCTATACAACCTTATTTCAACCGAAAAAACCAGTAACTCGCGCTGAAGCGGCGGCAGCTTTGTGGTATTTTGGCTCACAAGGTGAGGGAATATCAGCTGTTGATGCACTCAAGTTGAAGCAAACACCAACCGCAAACCAAGCGCAATGACCTACACTTGATTTTAGGCGATCGCTTACTCAATTTTTCATGATCATCTAAAATTAGCCAAAGAAAATACTTAAAATCTTGATATTTTTCTCTGATTTTTCTTGATATCTTATTGTTGGCTATGTAAAATTGCTTAAGTAAAATACTAAAGCTTTACTAAGTGTTAAATATTTAGTTGACATAGTTAGTTTTTGTAGCTTTATCAAGCAATCTCCACAATAAGATTTTGTCATTTTATTAAACATGAAAACAAAAATTATAGCGGCAAGTTTTATTACTCTCTCTTCTCTGTTACCGCTAAAAGCTTCAGCTCAAAGTATTACCGGACTTTACGTATTTGGCGATAGCTTGTCTGATACAGGTAATACCTTTAATCTTACAGGTGGGTTAGTTAATCCGGCAACTGCTATTCCACCCAGCCCACCAAATAATCCGGCAGGTTACTATCAGGGACGTTTTTCTAACGGAGAAATATGGGTAGATCGTGTTGGTCAGCAGTTAGGTTTAACATCTACTCCTATCACTAGTCTATTTCCTACCTTAGATTTCACTAAACAGCCTTCTATACCTTTTCCTACCCAAGGACTTAATTTTGCTATTGGTGGTGCTAACTCTGGTGAAGAAAATGCTATTGTACCTAATTTAGGACTACCCGGAGTTTTACAGCAAGTCTCTCTTTTTCAAGCACTGTTACAAGCTAATCAACAAAGTCTTGACCCTAATGCACTCTACGCTGTGTCAGGAGGATCTAATGATTTTCTTTTTCCAAAACCTTCTGTTGATCCTACCAAACCCAAACCTTACGAAAATATTGCTCAATCTGTAAGCACTTTAGCGGCAATGGGTGCAAAAAATATTCTAGTGTTCAACTTGGCGGACTTAGGAACAATTCCCGCCGCTACCCTAAATGGGCGCAACCCTACAGAACTTACTCAAGCTACTCAAGAGTTCAACTCTAATTTGGCAAAAAGTTTAGATGCAATTAGAAAAAACCAGAAAGCAAACATCATTGAAATTGATATTTTTTCTCTGGTTAATCGTGTAAAACAAAATCCCAGTGAATTTGGTTTTACGAATGTAACCGATGCTTGCCTAGCCCAGTTTCCTATATGCAATAATGACCAAAGTGAATATTTCTTCTGGGATGCTTTTCACCCAACTACTGCTGGTCAAAAATTAGTTGCAGATGCAGTTTTAGCTGCAACAACTCCCGAATCTCCAACTACAATTGGTCTGCTAGCTCTTGGTGCATTGGGTGCAGTTAACAGCATCAGTCGTCTAAAAAAGAAATCTGTTCTTAATATAATGTCAAAGGTTACTAATAAATAATTATTAGTAGTATCTTTAGGGTGGGTATTGCCCACTACACTATAATTTTGCTGGGCATAATTTTACTTACTGCTTGCTATGACTGATAATACATTTATATGAAGTTAACCACCGATAAAAAATCATAAATGCCGATGATCAAGATGTAGAGTTTAACTGTATTTTGAAGATAAAATTTCGCTAATATTAAACATATTGGCTCAATTTATAATAAATTGAACTACAAAATTAATGTGGAATTATAACCAATTATTTGAAACGATTGAAGAATTGGTTTTGCATCATTCACCCAGTGGTGCAGAAGCCGAAATTAACCAATATTTATTACAAAGATTTGCGGCTTTGGGTGTGGAGGTGTGGAGCGATCGCGCTGATAATATCATAGCCAAAATTCCTGGCAAAAATTCGGCTAGAGCGATCGCCATCACCGCTCATAAGGATGAAATAGGCGCTATTGTCAAAAATATTGGTGATGCAGGCAAAGTAGAAGTCCGCAAACTTGGCGGTGCTTTCCCTTGGGTTTACGGTGAGGGTGTCGTCGATTTACTAGGAGACAACGAAAC harbors:
- a CDS encoding SGNH/GDSL hydrolase family protein, which encodes MKTKIIAASFITLSSLLPLKASAQSITGLYVFGDSLSDTGNTFNLTGGLVNPATAIPPSPPNNPAGYYQGRFSNGEIWVDRVGQQLGLTSTPITSLFPTLDFTKQPSIPFPTQGLNFAIGGANSGEENAIVPNLGLPGVLQQVSLFQALLQANQQSLDPNALYAVSGGSNDFLFPKPSVDPTKPKPYENIAQSVSTLAAMGAKNILVFNLADLGTIPAATLNGRNPTELTQATQEFNSNLAKSLDAIRKNQKANIIEIDIFSLVNRVKQNPSEFGFTNVTDACLAQFPICNNDQSEYFFWDAFHPTTAGQKLVADAVLAATTPESPTTIGLLALGALGAVNSISRLKKKSVLNIMSKVTNK